Proteins encoded together in one Anopheles darlingi chromosome 3, idAnoDarlMG_H_01, whole genome shotgun sequence window:
- the LOC125957680 gene encoding protein lethal(2)essential for life-like isoform X1, with protein sequence MSLVPVQYRTWWDDWDLPLYTRVLEKSMTQEVLSSDDYWRVPPLAPLRWSSLYRPWRYFSLRDVGAKVDTDRDRFQIEIDVHQFLPHEVTVRRTDKYVTIEGKHEEKRDEQGYVARQFSRRYLVPIGYDANLIVSALSSDGILSVTAPRIGLPAPKVEKYVPIWHTGKPAIEDKNSSRRYLTYHK encoded by the exons ATGTCGCTGGTTCCGGTACAGTATCGCACGTGGTGGGACGATTGGGATCTGCCGCTGTACACGCGCGTGCTCGAGAAGTCCATGACGCAGGAGGTACTGTCGAGCGATGATTACTGGCGCGTTCCACCGTTGGCACCGCTCCGCTGGTCCAGCCTGTACCGTCCCTGGCGTTACTTTAGTCTGCGGGATGTGGGCGCCAAGGTCGacaccgatcgcgatcggttcCAGATCGAGATCGACGTGCATCAGTTCTTGCCGCACGAGGTGACGGTGCGCCGCACCGATAAGTACGTCACGATCGAGGGCAAGCACGAGGAGAAGCGCGACGAGCAGGGATACGTGGCGCGGCAGTTCTCCCGTCGCTACCTGGTACCAA TTGGATACGACGCCAATCTGATCGTGTCGGCGCTTTCGTCCGACGGTATTCTGAGTGTCACCGCACCGAGGATCGGACTGCCGGCACCGAAAGTTGAAAAGTACGTGCCCATCTGGCACACCGGTAAACCGGCCATCGAGGATAAGAA
- the LOC125957680 gene encoding protein lethal(2)essential for life-like isoform X2: MSLVPVQYRTWWDDWDLPLYTRVLEKSMTQEVLSSDDYWRVPPLAPLRWSSLYRPWRYFSLRDVGAKVDTDRDRFQIEIDVHQFLPHEVTVRRTDKYVTIEGKHEEKRDEQGYVARQFSRRYLVPIGYDANLIVSALSSDGILSVTAPRIGLPAPKVENSSRRYLTYHK, translated from the exons ATGTCGCTGGTTCCGGTACAGTATCGCACGTGGTGGGACGATTGGGATCTGCCGCTGTACACGCGCGTGCTCGAGAAGTCCATGACGCAGGAGGTACTGTCGAGCGATGATTACTGGCGCGTTCCACCGTTGGCACCGCTCCGCTGGTCCAGCCTGTACCGTCCCTGGCGTTACTTTAGTCTGCGGGATGTGGGCGCCAAGGTCGacaccgatcgcgatcggttcCAGATCGAGATCGACGTGCATCAGTTCTTGCCGCACGAGGTGACGGTGCGCCGCACCGATAAGTACGTCACGATCGAGGGCAAGCACGAGGAGAAGCGCGACGAGCAGGGATACGTGGCGCGGCAGTTCTCCCGTCGCTACCTGGTACCAA TTGGATACGACGCCAATCTGATCGTGTCGGCGCTTTCGTCCGACGGTATTCTGAGTGTCACCGCACCGAGGATCGGACTGCCGGCACCGAAAGTTGAAAA
- the LOC125957673 gene encoding protein lethal(2)essential for life-like, with protein sequence MSSVPMYVRDWWDDDLFDSPRRASRLMDHHFSTGLFSEDMQRIASNFHSSNFLRSSRLGGSFRRPSTLSGSEFVAPKQFSTLCAANQRLQITLDVQQFAPHEITVKTVNGSIVVEGQHGEKQDEHGYISRHFVRRYILPDDHDPKDVYSSLSMDGMLTIVSPRNPPPPPPPPPAVQKSQEVIYERTIPVQRIEERTMESVRTTSESVSSESNGKQ encoded by the exons ATGTCTAGTGTGCCGATGTACGTGCGTGATTGGTGGGACGATGATCTGTTCGACAGTCCTCGCAGAGCATCGCGATTGATGGATCACCACTTTTCCACCGGATTGTT CTCGGAGGACATGCAAAGGATTGCCTCGAACTTTCATTCGTCAAACTTTCTGCGCTCATCCCGGCTGGGTGGCAGCTTTCGACGCCCCTCTACGCTATCGGGCAGCGAGTTCGTGGCACCGAAACAGTTCAGCACGCTGTGCGCAGCCAACCAGCGGCTGCAGATCACGCTGGACGTGCAACAATTCGCACCGCATGAGATCACCGTTAAAACCGTCAACGGTTCGATCGTGGTCGAGGGTCAACACGGTGAGAAGCAGGATGAGCATGGGTACATTTCGCGGCACTTTGTCCGTCGCTACATACTACCGG ATGACCACGATCCGAAGGACGTCTATTCGAGCCTCTCGATGGACGGTATGCTGACGATTGTTTCGCCTAGaaatcctcctccaccaccaccgccacctcctgCGGTACAAAAATCTCAAGAAGTCAtttacgaacgaacgatcccGGTACAACGCATCGAAGAACGGACCATGGAGAGTGTAAGAACGACATCGGAAAGTGTTAGCAGTGAAAGCAACGGAAAGCAATGA
- the LOC125957660 gene encoding UBX domain-containing protein 6 produces MAPSKIKNFFAKKKAEAKLKFGGAGPGRKLNSTTPAPSSSSKPAPRDVYVPPKRSEISAEAKVAAAAALARFEGKDKKEFNTSLAAIRAQVRKELEAEKRAKDEAGTSDQSQNVEERHDAEAADVKKDYAVQGVYFRCSMISEEVLPRKEWKVKIKEFLYEQLALDRGLTACLIIYNCNPKDKAEVCIETLTKCIENIINHPNEEKYKKLRMTNRMFCDKIKVCEGSLEFLHAAGFAEIELDGEPHLIWSEDNIDADCSLEVLLEALKAAEPIQLELDRNLQVLLPSQVKRTNLPPDFFRISPEELKREQQLRTEAIEQAQILKTKAMREKEELRTINRYRFSLLRVRFPNGVYLQGTFNVYEKLSQVYEFVQSCLMHESAEFSLIAPGGQKVSHGDELDKSLYDLRLVPTMVFNFSYENESKGLADYLKEELMLLIQSF; encoded by the coding sequence ATGGCACCGAGTAAGATCAAGAACTTCTTCGCCAAGAAGAAAGCCGAAGCAAAACTCAAGTTCGGAGGTGCTGGTCCCGGTCGGAAGCTTAATTCGACCACACCGGCtccctcgtcgtcatcgaaacCGGCGCCAAGGGATGTGTACGTGCCGCCGAAGCGTAGTGAGATATCGGCCGAAGCAAAAGTAGCGGCCGCGGCCGCTCTAGCAAGGTTCGAAGGTAAAGACAAGAAGGAGTTCAACACCTCTCTAGCGGCCATTCGGGCACAGGTGCGCAAGGAGTTGGAGGCTGAGAAGCGTGCTAAGGATGAGGCTGGAACGAGTGATCAGTCGCAGAATGTTGAAGAGAGACACGATGCCGAGGCTGCCGATGTGAAGAAAGATTACGCTGTTCAGGGAGTTTACTTCCGTTGCTCGATGATAAGTGAAGAGGTACTACCCCGCAAAGAATGGAAGGTGAAAATCAAAGAGTTCCTCTACGAGCAGCTGGCGCTCGATCGGGGTCTCACCGCTTGTCTCATCATCTACAACTGCAATCCCAAAGATAAGGCCGAAGTGTGCATCGAAACATTGACCAAGTGCATCGAGAACATCATAAACCATCCGAACGAGGAAAAGTACAAGAAACTGCGCATGACGAACCGGATGTTTTGCGACAAAATCAAGGTTTGCGAGGGCTCTTTGGAGTTTCTGCATGCGGCCGGGTTTGCGGAGATCGAGCTCGATGGTGAGCCGCATTTGATTTGGTCGGAGGACAACATCGATGCTGACTGTTCGCTCGAGGTGCTGCTAGAGGCATTGAAAGCTGCCGAACCGATTCAACTCGAACTGGATCGTAACTTACAGGTGCTGCTACCGTCACAGGTCAAGCGTACCAATCTGCCGCCGGACTTCTTCCGGATATCGCCCGAAGAGCTGAAGCGCGAACAGCAGCTGCGCACCGAAGCCATCGAACAGGCACAAATTCTGAAAACGAAAGCGATGCGTGAGAAGGAGGAACTGCGCACGATTAATCGGTACCGATTTTCCTTGTTACGCGTAAGGTTCCCTAACGGTGTGTATCTACAGGGTACATTCAACGTCTACGAGAAGCTGAGTCAAGTGTACGAGTTCGTGCAGTCCTGTCTGATGCACGAGTCGGCCGAGTTTTCGCTCATCGCTCCCGGTGGCCAGAAGGTCAGCCACGGTGACGAGCTCGATAAATCGCTGTACGATCTAAGGCTTGTCCCGACGATGGTGTTTAATTTTAGCTACGAGAACGAATCGAAGGGTTTAGCGGACTACCTAAAAGAggaactgatgctgctgattcaATCGTTCTAA
- the LOC125957688 gene encoding ribonuclease kappa-B, producing the protein MPICGPKLSLCGLIISVWGIIQLLLMGVFYYINSVALIEDLPIEEHYATPQEFYAAADVAYSQNAYNCWIAACIYVVTLVFSAQQFHANSRSTVA; encoded by the exons ATGCCTATCTGCGGACCGAAACTTTCGTTGTGCGGATTGATTATCTCCGTCTGGGGAATCATCCAGCTG CTGTTGATGGGAGTGTTTTATTACATCAACAGTGTGGCCCTGATTGAAGATCTTCCCATCGAGGAGCACTATGCAACACCTCAGGAGTTCTATGCAGCCGCTGACGTCGCATACAGTCAG AATGCCTACAACTGTTGGATTGCGGCTTGCATTTACGTCGTGACGTTGGTGTTCTCGGCGCAGCAATTCCACGCCAACAGCCGCTCCACGGTCGCCTAA
- the LOC125957651 gene encoding DNA primase large subunit — protein sequence MINSRQNYLNAKRFAADMALEHIIPHNVCFYLIPPIVDLTIEDFEKLALERLKMLRLLEQVAAKNPKATPEAWREAVLAEVNHDGLRMYAKLFRGNINDDATKMARRRDYLSHFILRFAYCRSEELRRWFIAREMELFRLKFSALSARDIKEFLEVYELDYSPLADAEKAEISEQLCMSTANQTRLKMETSDFYAVHFTEVLNLVRDRKCFLKGGKAYIPPESFVHVVARKHQQLIEDGLKAHLRMLPTLEIDERFSMLLKSIHTSYTGKNYTVSKTDSVPIESIDQLSKKSFPLCMRHIHDTLRATHHIKHTGRMQYTLFLKAIGVTMDDCVRFWREELTRGKIPIEKFEKEYAYNIRHNYGKEGSRVNYSPFSCMKVITQAIGPADTHGCPFKNLDASALKIKLAGYGLSALDCDEVAGYAAKGHYQIACGKYFETLHETKLEEGINHPNQYFELSQLTMEGRSTTERSRGRAPQQQNPRWTGGSQTTSQAHHESSFLGDSSTLNGAGDDQELWEIMETKDKESEAIGLESISSVSKNKQQVPATKGNPKASPAKLTTKDWDDEDFDLLELNE from the coding sequence atgataaattcgcGACAAAACTATCTTAACGCGAAACGGTTCGCGGCCGATATGGCGCTGGAACACATCATACCACACAACGTCTGCTTCTATCTCATACCGCCGATCGTGGATTTGACCATCGAGGATTTCGAGAAGCTCGCCCTGGAACGGTTGAAGATGTTGCGGCTGCTGGAGCAGGTGGCGGCCAAAAACCCTAAAGCCACACCGGAAGCGTGGCGTGAAGCGGTGCTGGCCGAGGTAAATCACGACGGATTGCGCATGTACGCGAAGCTGTTTCGGGGCAACATAAACGATGATGCGACGAAGATGGCACGCCGGCGGGACTATCTTTCACACTTCATCCTCCGCTTCGCCTACTGTCGCTCGGAGGAGCTGCGCCGCTGGTTCATCGCACGGGAGATGGAGCTGTTTCGTCTCAAGTTTAGCGCACTGTCCGCGCGCGACATCAAGGAGTTCCTCGAGGTGTACGAACTGGATTACAGTCCGCTGGCGGACGCAGAGAAGGCCGAAATCTCGGAGCAGCTGTGCATGAGCACGGCGAACCAAACGAGACTGAAGATGGAAACGAGCGACTTCTACGCGGTTCACTTTACTGAGGTGCTGAACCTCGTGCGGGATAGAAAGTGTTTCCTGAAGGGCGGCAAAGCGTACATTCCGCCCGAGAGTTTTGTGCACGTCGTCGCccggaagcaccagcagcttaTCGAGGACGGTTTGAAGGCGCACCTGCGCATGCTGCCGACGCTGGAGATTGATGAGCGGTTCTCGATGCTACTCAAATCCATTCACACATCGTACACGGGCAAGAACTACACCGTGTCCAAAACGGATAGCGTGCCGATTGAGAGCATTGATCAGCTGTCCAAAAAATCCTTCCCACTTTGCATGCGCCACATACATGATACATTGCGAGCGACACATCACATCAAGCACACAGGCCGCATGCAATACACACTCTTTCTCAAAGCGATCGGCGTCACGATGGATGATTGCGTGCGGTTTTGGCGTGAAGAGCTTACACGAGGCAAGATACCAATCGAGAAGTTCGAGAAGGAGTATGCGTACAACATTCGGCACAATTACGGCAAAGAGGGATCCCGTGTGAACTACTCACCGTTCTCCTGCATGAAAGTGATCACCCAGGCCATTGGACCGGCCGACACCCATGGCTGTCCATTTAAAAACCTTGACGCCAGCGCACTCAAGATCAAGTTGGCCGGGTACGGTTTGAGCGCTCTCGATTGCGATGAAGTAGCAGGATACGCGGCTAAAGGGCACTATCAGATAGCTTGCGGGAAGTACTTCGAGACGTTGCACGAGACAAAGCTGGAGGAAGGTATCAACCATCCTAATCAGTACTTTGAGTTAAGCCAGCTTACGATGGAAGGCAGAAGCACGACGGAACGCTCTCGAGGTCGggcaccacagcagcaaaatCCTCGCTGGACTGGCGGTAGTCAAACCACTAGCCAAGCGCACCATGAATCCAGTTTCCTTGGCGATTCCAGTACTTTAAACGGGGCCGGCGACGATCAGGAACTGTGGGAAATCATGGAAACAAAAGATAAGGAGTCCGAAGCCATCGGCCTAGAATCGATATCCTCCGTCAgcaaaaacaagcaacaagtaCCTGCGACCAAAGGCAACCCCAAGGCATCTCCGGCGAAGCTTACGACGAAGGACTGGGATGATGAGGATTTCGATCTGCTAGAGTTGAATGAATGA
- the LOC125957667 gene encoding transcription factor Jra, which translates to MRNNILNSKHNNNNNGMESFYEDGNVQYVPTTAAIGTAGGGNGNGLKRPATLELNPGAGKARKTRYNQSVTIPSVLPSPDMQLLKLVSPELDKIITHNAALPTPTPSTIIFPPSASAEQQQFAKGFEDALLSIHKKDNSSKLSVTSSTNSNNNNNSSVNSNSNTTQPTIIVSEHQTLSAQPQPQLAPPTTTSLGTTVITSSHNGMSGGEMTYTNLDNYPGVVKEEPIAPASSPPVSPIDMESQERIKLERKRLRNRVAASKCRRRKLERISKLEDKVKELKTQNSELGSMVCNLKQHIFQLKQQVLEHHNSGCTITLVGKF; encoded by the exons ATGAGGAACAACATTctgaacagcaaacacaacaacaacaataacggcATGGAATCGTTCTACGAGGACGGAAACGTCCAGTACGTTCCGACCACGGCCGCTATCGGAACAGCCGGTGGAGGAAATGGGAATGGATTGAAGCGACCAGCGACGCTGGAGCTCAATCCGGGTGCCGGAAAAGCACGCAAAACTCGCTACAACCAGTCGGTAACCATACCCTCGGTTCTGCCGTCGCCCGACATGCAGCTTCTAAAGCTGGTTTCGCCGGAGCTGGATAAAATCATTACCCACAATGCGGCTCTACCGACTCCGACGCCCTCCACCATCATATTCCCTCCCTCAGCCagtgccgagcagcagcagtttgccaAGGGTTTCGAGGATGCGCTCTTGTCCATCCACAAAAAGGATAACAGCAGCAAGCTGAGCGTcacaagcagcaccaacagcaataacaacaataacagtaGTGTAAATAGCAACAGTAATACCACGCAGCCTACAATCATCGTTTCCGAGCACCAGACTCTCAGCGCGCAGCCCCAACCGCAGCTAGCTCCACCAACTACGACAAGCTTGGGTACCACCGTCATTACCAGCAGTCATAATGGTATGAGCGGCGGAGAGATGACCTACACCAATCTCG ATAACTATCCTGGCGTGGTGAAGGAAGAACCCATCGCTCCCGCCTCGTCACCACCGGTTAGCCCGATCGACATGGAATCGCAGGAGCGCATCAAGCTGGAGCGGAAGCGATTGCGCAATCGGGTGGCCGCCAGCAAGTGCCGGAGGCGGAAGCTTGAGCGCATTTCTAAGCTCGAGGACAAGGTGAAGGAATTGAAGACGCAAAACTCCGAGCTGGGCTCGATGGTGTGCAATCTGAAGCAACACATCTTCCAACTGAAACAGCAAGTTCTCGAACACCACAACTCAGGGTGCACGATCACGTTGGTTGGCAAGTTTTGA
- the LOC125955521 gene encoding ventral anterior homeobox 2-like — protein MSTFLISFHSAGLPATDDRKKRPRTAFSAAQIKALETEFERGKYLSVAKRTALAKQLHLTETQIKIWFQNRRTKWKRKYTADVESLASHYYTQLGIGSFARPMVVGDRLWLFSQTPNGPTPVQSLLLNGPIPNAGPPALSQHGGSAATGRPYAGLVNNSSAIHPFSTAARTVTGTAANYLHKLSPGTQPQPRMSATLALRPLLGNGGEFLETGYYGPGTGPRYNQPQLIGTSTALLPVADGGPTCSGNSSSGIADLERAFGNPSSMIESLSNTSNVGPTTSAAELLARGHADYINNNDCTSKDDALREDESSSDIDCEELGEGTCA, from the coding sequence ATGTCTACCTTCCTTATCTCGTTCCATTCCGCAGGACTACCAGCCACCGATGATCGCAAGAAGCGGCCTCGGACCGCATTTTCAGCCGCCCAAATCAAAGCGCTCGAGACGGAGTTTGAGCGGGGCAAGTACCTATCGGTGGCGAAGCGAACGGCTCTGGCCAAGCAACTACACCTCACCGAAACGCAGATCAAAATATGGTTCCAGAATCGTCGCACCAAGTGGAAGCGCAAGTATACGGCCGATGTTGAATCGCTTGCCTCGCATTACTACACCCAACTCGGTATTGGTAGCTTCGCgcgaccgatggtggtgggtgatcGGTTGTGGCTCTTTAGTCAAACACCGAACGGACCAACACCCGTCCAATCGTTACTTTTAAATGGTCCAATACCTAACGCAGGACCTCCAGCACTATCACAGCATGGTGGTTCTGCTGCTACAGGTCGTCCTTATGCCGGACTAGTCAACAACAGttcagccatccatccattcagcACGGCGGCGCGCACAGTGACCGGAACAGCTGCCAACTACCTTCACAAATTGTCCCCCGGAACGCAGCCCCAACCACGAATGTCCGCTACATTAGCTCTTCGGCCACTGCTCGGAAACGGTGGTGAGTTCCTCGAGACAGGATACTACGGCCCAGGAACGGGGCCTAGATACAATCAGCCGCAGCTAATCGGTACTTCAACAGCCCTGTTGCCTGTGGCAGATGGTGGTCCCACCTGCAGCGGAAACAGTAGTTCCGGAATAGCCGATTTAGAACGTGCTTTCGGAAATCCAAGCAGCATGATCGAGAGTCTGAGCAACACATCAAACGTTGGTCCAACTACTAGCGCTGCTGAGTTGCTAGCACGTGGCCACGCGGattacatcaacaacaacgattgCACAAGCAAAGATGATGCCCTTCGAGAAGACGAATCTTCTAGTGACATTGACTGCGAGGAGCTTGGTGAGGGTACGTGTGCGTAA